In Cloacibacterium caeni, a single window of DNA contains:
- the coaD gene encoding pantetheine-phosphate adenylyltransferase has protein sequence MKIAVFPGSFDPITLGHLDIIERAVPLFDKLIIAIGQNSQKKYMFPLEKRMEFIRKSVAHFPNVEVDYFEGLTIDYCIKKEAQFILRGLRNPADFEFEKAIAHTNRTLARRKLETVFLLTSSGKSFISSSIVREIISNKGEYQLFVPDAVRV, from the coding sequence ATGAAAATCGCTGTATTTCCAGGATCTTTTGACCCGATTACTTTAGGACATCTTGACATTATTGAAAGAGCTGTTCCTCTGTTTGATAAACTCATCATCGCTATCGGACAGAATTCTCAGAAAAAATATATGTTTCCGCTAGAAAAACGCATGGAATTTATTCGAAAATCTGTAGCGCATTTCCCCAATGTAGAAGTTGATTATTTTGAAGGATTAACCATCGATTATTGTATCAAAAAAGAAGCTCAATTTATTCTGAGAGGTCTCAGAAATCCTGCCGATTTTGAATTTGAAAAAGCGATTGCTCATACCAACAGAACTTTGGCCAGAAGAAAATTAGAAACCGTTTTCTTACTTACCTCTTCTGGAAAATCATTCATCAGCAGCAGCATTGTAAGAGAAATTATTTCAAACAAAGGAGAATATCAATTATTTGTTCCTGATGCAGTGAGAGTTTAG
- a CDS encoding TPM domain-containing protein, whose protein sequence is MSNFLNNIQMASLVEAIQQAEDHSTGEIRVHIDQNSDDNNAKIAFDVFKSLGMDKTKERNGVLFHVNFEQKYLTIIGDKGIHEKVHQKFWNDLHDKITSAFSQGQYFEGLRDAILETGLELKKSFPIDGENHNELPNEITFS, encoded by the coding sequence ATGAGTAATTTTTTAAATAATATTCAAATGGCTTCCCTTGTGGAAGCCATTCAACAAGCGGAAGACCATTCTACCGGAGAAATCCGTGTGCATATAGACCAAAACTCAGATGATAATAATGCCAAAATTGCTTTTGACGTTTTTAAATCTCTGGGAATGGACAAAACCAAAGAAAGAAATGGCGTACTTTTTCATGTAAATTTTGAACAAAAATACTTAACCATTATTGGCGATAAAGGCATACATGAAAAAGTGCATCAAAAATTTTGGAATGATTTGCATGACAAAATAACCTCAGCTTTCTCTCAAGGTCAATATTTCGAAGGTTTGCGAGATGCTATTTTAGAAACCGGATTAGAATTGAAAAAATCCTTCCCTATTGACGGAGAAAATCACAATGAATTACCTAATGAAATTACCTTCTCTTAA
- a CDS encoding TPM domain-containing protein, whose product MKLPSLKNFFVLVLLSCYIFISAQYNVPEPPSKIYPVYDEVGLLNATETEEINQKLIKFADSSSTEILVVIIPTTNGEDVNFVATQWGEKWKIGEKEQDNGVVFLIATEDRKMSIQQGRGVEQYLTASVAGQILDYLVTPNFKKGQWFVGINAGTSAIMDAVRGKFKPLSESEPQPIDISLKHVLIFALILFFIIYILSKSNNGGGFGNDDGDVILTRRGRRVYPGGFFPGSFGGGFGGGSSGGGFGGFGGGGSFGGGGASGGW is encoded by the coding sequence ATGAAATTACCTTCTCTTAAAAATTTCTTCGTTTTAGTTTTACTGAGCTGTTATATTTTTATTTCAGCACAATATAACGTTCCAGAGCCTCCCAGTAAAATTTATCCTGTCTATGACGAAGTAGGATTACTGAATGCTACGGAAACAGAAGAAATTAATCAAAAACTCATCAAATTTGCAGATTCTTCTTCTACAGAAATTCTGGTAGTCATCATTCCTACGACGAATGGAGAAGATGTAAATTTTGTAGCGACACAATGGGGAGAAAAATGGAAAATCGGAGAAAAAGAACAAGATAACGGCGTTGTTTTCCTTATTGCAACCGAAGACAGAAAAATGTCTATTCAGCAAGGTCGAGGTGTAGAGCAATATCTTACCGCTTCTGTTGCAGGACAAATTCTAGATTATTTGGTCACGCCAAATTTCAAAAAAGGTCAATGGTTTGTAGGAATAAATGCTGGAACTTCTGCAATAATGGATGCAGTAAGAGGTAAATTTAAACCGCTTTCTGAATCAGAACCTCAACCGATTGATATTTCCCTGAAACACGTTCTAATTTTCGCACTTATTCTGTTCTTCATTATTTATATTTTATCAAAAAGCAATAATGGTGGTGGTTTTGGCAATGATGATGGAGATGTAATTCTTACCAGAAGAGGAAGAAGAGTCTATCCAGGTGGTTTCTTCCCAGGAAGTTTTGGAGGTGGTTTCGGTGGCGGAAGTTCAGGTGGTGGATTTGGAGGTTTCGGTGGTGGCGGAAGTTTTGGCGGAGGTGGTGCTTCTGGAGGTTGGTAG
- a CDS encoding trimeric intracellular cation channel family protein, with the protein MLPDFTFLIEVLGTISFAMSGSFAAMQKRFDPFGVLIIAFVTSVGGGTVRDLLLDVPVFWMHDLLAVSLIFFTAIFTMIFKLIERKFQVTLFIFDSLGLGLFTIIGVQKGLNADLHPVIGVVLGTITGCFGGIIRDILLNRIPLIFRKEIYATAAIVGGIVYILLRNFSGLSEEINQILTILLIVSIRTLAVKYHWQMPKFYGNFNDAEM; encoded by the coding sequence ATGCTTCCAGATTTTACCTTTTTAATAGAAGTCCTTGGTACGATATCTTTTGCGATGTCTGGAAGTTTTGCGGCTATGCAAAAGCGTTTTGATCCTTTTGGCGTTCTTATTATTGCATTTGTAACTTCTGTAGGTGGTGGAACCGTAAGAGACCTATTATTAGATGTCCCTGTTTTTTGGATGCACGATTTATTGGCTGTGAGTTTGATTTTTTTCACTGCTATTTTTACGATGATATTCAAATTAATTGAGAGAAAATTTCAGGTAACGCTTTTTATTTTTGACAGTCTTGGATTGGGACTTTTTACAATTATTGGGGTTCAAAAAGGACTAAACGCAGACTTACATCCCGTTATTGGAGTGGTTTTAGGCACAATTACTGGTTGTTTTGGTGGAATCATCAGAGATATTTTACTGAACAGAATTCCTTTGATTTTCAGAAAAGAAATTTATGCTACTGCAGCAATTGTAGGTGGAATAGTCTACATCCTTCTGAGAAATTTCAGTGGTTTGTCTGAAGAAATCAATCAAATCTTAACCATTCTTCTTATTGTAAGCATTAGAACTCTTGCTGTAAAATACCATTGGCAAATGCCAAAATTCTACGGAAATTTCAATGATGCAGAAATGTAG
- a CDS encoding LemA family protein — protein MNNKGCFGIGTVGLVLIGAIALVIFWGIGIRNGFVGSEQNVNEKWANVETVYQKRANLIPNLERTVKSYAKFEQETLTKVIEARSKATQVTIDPTNMTEADLAKFQAAQGELSGALSRLMAVVEQYPNLKADQQFIDFQREYTAIENSIRAETVNYNAAVKEYNTSIKVFPNNIIANFSNFKEKPLFKADAGAEKAPEVFTE, from the coding sequence ATGAACAACAAAGGATGTTTTGGCATTGGAACTGTAGGTTTGGTGCTAATTGGCGCAATTGCATTGGTAATATTTTGGGGAATTGGCATTAGAAATGGTTTTGTAGGAAGCGAACAAAACGTAAACGAAAAATGGGCAAATGTAGAAACCGTTTACCAAAAAAGAGCAAACCTTATTCCTAACTTAGAAAGAACCGTAAAATCTTATGCTAAATTCGAGCAAGAAACTTTAACCAAAGTAATCGAAGCACGTTCTAAAGCAACTCAAGTAACCATCGACCCAACTAATATGACTGAAGCAGATTTGGCAAAATTCCAAGCTGCACAAGGTGAATTATCTGGTGCTTTGAGCAGATTAATGGCAGTGGTAGAACAATATCCTAATCTAAAAGCTGACCAACAATTTATCGATTTCCAAAGAGAATATACTGCGATTGAAAACAGCATAAGAGCGGAAACCGTAAACTATAACGCAGCGGTGAAAGAATACAATACTTCTATTAAAGTTTTCCCGAATAACATCATCGCAAATTTCTCTAATTTCAAAGAAAAACCTTTATTTAAAGCAGATGCAGGTGCTGAAAAAGCTCCTGAAGTTTTCACTGAATAA
- a CDS encoding DUF2892 domain-containing protein produces MNKYIKFLIAGLMIAAGVYLMMNRQIGWGIVVVFFSLSPILLFFKNEYILLAFWQMRKQNFVKAAHWLTYIKNYQSQLHKSQYGYFHYLQGLTLAQEHPAKVEPLMKKALEYGLNMKHDRAMATLNIAAAALSKGRKAEAQKLLEEAKRLDDQGMMADQIKMMKDQLKMPSMQKHMHNPQMRHRGKFF; encoded by the coding sequence ATGAATAAGTACATAAAATTTTTAATTGCTGGCTTAATGATTGCTGCGGGAGTTTACCTGATGATGAACCGTCAAATAGGATGGGGAATTGTAGTCGTATTCTTTTCGCTGAGTCCTATTTTATTATTTTTCAAAAATGAATACATCTTATTGGCTTTTTGGCAAATGAGAAAACAGAATTTTGTAAAAGCTGCACATTGGTTAACTTACATTAAAAACTACCAATCTCAGTTGCACAAATCACAATATGGCTATTTTCATTATTTACAAGGTCTAACTCTTGCGCAAGAACATCCTGCAAAAGTAGAACCATTGATGAAAAAAGCTTTAGAATATGGCTTAAATATGAAGCACGATAGAGCAATGGCTACCTTAAATATAGCTGCAGCAGCACTTTCTAAAGGAAGAAAAGCAGAAGCTCAAAAATTATTAGAAGAAGCCAAAAGATTAGACGATCAAGGAATGATGGCGGATCAAATAAAAATGATGAAAGACCAATTGAAAATGCCTTCTATGCAGAAACACATGCATAATCCACAAATGAGACACAGAGGAAAATTTTTCTAA
- a CDS encoding IS3 family transposase (programmed frameshift) → MGKSKYSLDFKLKAIKRYHKGDIGTDDLGKRIGVCGSLVRKWIKFYELYGVSGLVRLSNTHYTKDFKLKILSVIEKENLSLKEASRRFNIPAESSILSWQRNYKKNGILGLENIPRGRPKTMSNYTRKKKKTGKPLTREEELLERIYYLEAENAILKKFRRLNSGKEKSKAIEELRQDFDLAVLLHCTSMARSSFYYYQKRFQMKDKYAEIKEMIKQIYHRHKGRLGYRRITLLLKEKGILINHKTVLRLMKILGLKSIIRVKKYKSYKGEQGKIAPNVLQRNFKSDTPNQKWATDVTEFNVSGNKLYLSPIIDLFNGEIVSFDLSERPVFSQIIRMLKKSFRKVKSTQNIILHSDQGWQYQMKHYQNLLKEKGIIQSMSRKGNCLDNAVIENFFGTIKSEMFYARKFGSIQELKMEIVKYIHYYNNDRIRLNLKGKSPVQYRTLSFENIV, encoded by the exons ATGGGGAAAAGTAAATATTCATTAGACTTTAAATTAAAAGCTATAAAGAGATATCACAAAGGGGATATTGGAACAGACGATTTAGGAAAACGCATTGGAGTTTGTGGTTCCTTGGTTCGTAAATGGATAAAATTTTATGAACTTTATGGAGTTTCAGGACTTGTTCGGCTTTCCAATACGCATTACACAAAAGATTTTAAATTAAAGATTTTATCAGTAATTGAGAAAGAGAATTTAAGTTTAAAAGAAGCGTCGAGAAGGTTTAATATTCCTGCGGAGTCCAGTATTCTTAGTTGGCAGCGTAATTACAAAAAAAATGGTATTTTAGGTTTAGAAAACATACCCAGAGGAAGACCTAAAACCATGAGTAATTACACGCGAAAAAAAAAGAAAACAGGCAAACCCTTAACAAGGGAGGAAGAACTGTTGGAGAGGATTTATTATTTAGAAGCCGAGAACGCCATTTTAAAAAAGT TTAGACGCCTTAATTCAGGAAAGGAAAAATCCAAAGCCATCGAAGAGTTAAGGCAGGACTTTGATTTAGCAGTACTACTGCATTGTACATCGATGGCAAGAAGCAGTTTTTATTACTATCAAAAACGCTTTCAAATGAAAGATAAATATGCGGAAATAAAAGAAATGATTAAGCAGATTTATCATCGTCACAAAGGAAGGTTGGGCTATAGAAGAATTACTTTGCTTTTGAAAGAAAAAGGAATTTTGATTAATCACAAAACTGTTTTACGACTTATGAAAATATTAGGTTTAAAGAGTATTATCCGAGTGAAGAAATATAAATCTTACAAGGGAGAGCAAGGGAAAATTGCGCCCAATGTTCTACAGAGGAATTTCAAATCGGACACTCCTAATCAGAAATGGGCAACCGATGTTACAGAGTTTAATGTATCGGGTAATAAACTTTATCTATCTCCAATCATCGATTTATTTAATGGTGAAATTGTCAGTTTTGACTTATCTGAAAGACCTGTGTTTAGCCAAATCATCAGAATGCTAAAGAAATCATTCAGAAAAGTAAAATCTACACAAAACATCATTCTACATTCTGATCAAGGTTGGCAATATCAAATGAAACATTACCAAAACTTGTTAAAAGAAAAAGGTATTATTCAAAGTATGTCCCGAAAAGGAAACTGTTTGGACAATGCGGTGATAGAAAACTTTTTTGGAACGATAAAATCAGAAATGTTTTATGCCAGAAAGTTTGGTTCCATTCAGGAACTTAAGATGGAAATAGTGAAGTACATTCACTATTACAACAATGATAGAATAAGACTCAATCTCAAAGGAAAGAGTCCGGTACAGTACCGAACTCTTTCCTTTGAAAATATTGTTTAA
- a CDS encoding dihydrofolate reductase has protein sequence MITIVVAMGKNREIGVDNQLLWHLPKDLKHFKELTSGYPIIMGRKTYESIGKPLPNRTNIVISRKNDWFEEGILIVGSIKEALKFAKKIGENVFVIGGGTIYEQTIDLADQLEITLVDATLNADTYFPKIDEKIWQKTQETCHEKDEKNQYDFCFQTFTKKTSV, from the coding sequence ATGATTACAATAGTAGTAGCAATGGGAAAAAACAGAGAAATTGGTGTTGATAACCAGTTGCTTTGGCATTTACCTAAAGATTTAAAACATTTTAAAGAACTTACGAGTGGTTACCCTATTATTATGGGCAGAAAAACATACGAAAGTATTGGCAAACCACTTCCTAATCGTACCAATATTGTGATTAGTAGAAAAAATGATTGGTTTGAAGAAGGAATTCTTATCGTAGGAAGTATCAAAGAAGCACTGAAATTTGCCAAAAAAATAGGCGAAAATGTTTTTGTGATTGGTGGAGGTACTATTTATGAACAAACGATAGATTTGGCAGACCAATTAGAGATTACTTTAGTAGATGCTACGCTAAATGCGGATACTTATTTCCCGAAAATTGACGAGAAAATTTGGCAGAAAACTCAAGAAACTTGCCATGAAAAAGACGAAAAGAATCAATATGATTTTTGTTTTCAAACTTTTACAAAAAAGACTAGCGTCTAA